Proteins from one Rosa chinensis cultivar Old Blush chromosome 7, RchiOBHm-V2, whole genome shotgun sequence genomic window:
- the LOC112179271 gene encoding phospholipase A1-Ibeta2, chloroplastic has protein sequence MLVGSQSVNLFQATNRSFKNYTSPLNPLTRTPSSCSYSASASNCLTIKSSAATSISKTELSLANLDKLLPKSAPPQPPQLDPQPGIEDRKTKRPTENKGKGFLEGLSLARLWPQVKAAAEEMSPRHLKTLRRLLSKTAEYSPRNSLSSKWREYHGSKNWAGLLDPLDENLRREVVRYGEFIQAAYQSFHSNPAMSVEETQMPRNVALPDRSYKVTKSLYATSAVGLPDWVDDVAPDLGWMTQRSSWIGYVAVCDDRREIARMGRRDIVIALRGTSTCLEWAENMRAQLIQMPPTEEGGEEAQAKVECGFQSLYKTPGAHVPSLSESVVEEIKRLKELYKGEQLSITVTGHSLGAAIALLVGDELKTCAEDMPPVAVFSFGGPRVGNRGFANRMEAKNVKVLRIVNSQDLITRVPGIFIGEGALEEKLKNSKFGDMLDKNLPLAYAHVGTELRVDTKMSPYLKPNADVACCHDLEAYLHLVDGFLASNCPFRKNAKRSLVRLLQDQGSNVKKLYISKANNLSSLNLEREGFMASCLPSPSA, from the coding sequence ATGCTAGTTGGGTCTCAGAGCGTGAACCTGTTTCAGGCGACAAACCGGAGCTTCAAGAACTACACGTCACCGTTGAACCCCTTAACAAGAACTCCGTCTTCTTGTTCCTATTCAGCTTCTGCCTCGAATTGTCTTACTATTAAGTCATCGGCTGCAACCTCAATCTCAAAAACTGAGTTGTCTCTCGCCAATCTCGACAAGCTGCTCCCAAAGTCGGCTCCACCCCAACCTCCCCAGCTAGACCCGCAACCCGGGATTGAAGATCGGAAAACAAAAAGGCCTACGGAAAACAAGGGAAAGGGATTTCTAGAAGGGCTCAGTCTCGCCAGGCTTTGGCCGCAGGTGAAGGCAGCGGCGGAGGAAATGTCTCCGAGGCATTTAAAGACCCTCCGGAGGCTTCTGTCCAAGACAGCAGAGTATTCTCCCCGGAATAGTTTGAGCTCCAAGTGGAGGGAGTATCACGGTAGCAAAAACTGGGCCGGACTACTTGACCCTCTTGATGAGAATCTCCGGCGAGAGGTCGTCAGGTACGGTGAGTTCATCCAGGCGGCTTACCAATCATTTCACTCGAATCCGGCTATGTCGGTGGAGGAAACTCAGATGCCACGTAACGTGGCCTTGCCTGATAGGTCATATAAGGTAACCAAAAGTCTTTATGCGACGTCAGCAGTTGGGTTGCCTGACTGGGTCGATGATGTGGCCCCAGATCTCGGGTGGATGACCCAGCGGTCGAGCTGGATCGGGTATGTGGCGGTCTGCGACGACAGGCGGGAGATTGCTCGGATGGGACGACGAGACATAGTCATCGCCCTCCGCGGAACCTCCACGTGTCTCGAGTGGGCCGAAAACATGAGGGCCCAACTCATTCAAATGCCCCCCACCGAAGAGGGTGGAGAGGAAGCACAGGCAAAGGTCGAGTGCGGGTTCCAAAGCCTCTACAAGACACCCGGCGCCCACGTGCCGAGTCTATCAGAGTCCGTGGTCGAAGAAATCAAAAGATTGAAGGAGTTGTACAAAGGTGAGCAACTGAGCATAACCGTCACGGGCCACAGCCTTGGCGCAGCCATCGCCCTCTTAGTTGGTGACGAGCTTAAAACTTGCGCTGAGGATATGCCGCCCGTGGCGGTGTTCTCTTTTGGAGGACCCCGAGTAGGAAACAGAGGCTTCGCAAACCGAATGGAAGCAAAGAACGTGAAGGTCTTGCGGATCGTGAACTCCCAAGACTTGATCACAAGGGTTCCGGGCATCTTCATTGGGGAAGGAGCGCTAGAAGAGAAGCTCAAGAACTCGAAATTCGGAGACATGCTTGACAAGAATCTGCCCTTGGCCTACGCCCACGTGGGAACAGAGTTGAGGGTCGACACAAAAATGTCACCCTACTTGAAGCCCAACGCTGATGTGGCTTGCTGCCATGACTTGGAGGCATACTTGCATTTGGTGGATGGGTTCTTGGCGTCTAACTGTCCTTTTAGAAAGAATGCTAAGAGGAGTTTAGTAAGGTTGCTTCAAGATCAAGGATCTAATGTGAAAAAATTGTATATCAGTAAGGCAAACAACTTGAGTAGTTTAAATCTTGAAAGAGAGGGATTTATGGCTAGTTGTTTGCCTAGTCCCTCTGCTTAA